In Hemicordylus capensis ecotype Gifberg chromosome 3, rHemCap1.1.pri, whole genome shotgun sequence, one DNA window encodes the following:
- the RBM11 gene encoding splicing regulator RBM11, with amino-acid sequence MTAPGWVDEQDRTLFVGNLESRVQEEILYELFLQAGPVTKVTICKDKDGKPKTFGFVCFKHTESVPYAIALLNGIRLYGRPIKVQYRFGSSHCPELNNYCQNMENNTDVQSPTYRYLEHYCTSPLSVSPFQVNNSPLQGYSAFQNMMTYFLAHQYTPYNPMGQQFPYYQMMTPPPPSPSFPRFPTSPYTNPGQTSFECVYPEPKNHMLNLVNEGTSKRKRHRETSDSDSSMENDRKKIKRK; translated from the exons ATGACAGCCCCAGGTTGGGTAGATGAGCAGGACCGGACCCTTTTCGTGGGCAATTTGGAGAGTCGCGTGCAAGAGGAGATTCTTTACGAGCTTTTCCTGCAG GCTGGACCGGTAACCAAAGTGACCATATGCAAGGACAAAGATGGAAAACCCAAGACTTTTGGATTTGTCTGCTTTAAACACACAGAGTCAGTGCCTTATGCCATAGCTTTGCTGAATGGAATTCGTTTATATGGAAGACCAATTAAAGTGCAGTATCGGTTTG GAAGTTCCCACTGTCCAGAGTTAAACAATTACTGCCAAAACATGGAAAACAATACTGATGTACAGTCACCAACATACAG gtaTTTAGAGCATTATTGTACTTCTCCATTATCTGTTAGTCCTTTCCAGGTGAACAATAGTCCACTTCAGGGATATTCTGCCTTTCAAAATATG ATGACATATTTCTTAGCACATCAATATACTCCATATAATCCAATGGGACAACAATTTCCTTACTATCAAATGATGACACCAccgccaccatcaccatcatttCCACGTTTTCCCACATCACCCTACACGAATCCTGGACAAACCTCTTTTGAATGTGTGTACCCAGAACCAAAGAACCACATGCTGAATCTAGTTAATGAAGGCACATCTAAAAGGAAAAGGCATCGGGAAACTAGTGATAGCGACAGTAGCATGGAAAATGACAGGAAAAAGATAAAGAGAAAATGA